One window from the genome of Actinomycetes bacterium encodes:
- a CDS encoding rhamnulokinase family protein — translation MNGGVYAAVDLGASSGRVMVGRVGPAQLDLHEAHRFPNEPVRLPDGLHWDILRLYREILHGLRAAAGDAEPIVSVGVDGWGVDYGLLDETGTLLGNPYHYRDSRTAGAADKVHAEIPFEDLYAITGLQFLPFNTIYQLAAAAGTPQLDAARTLLLLPDLLGYWLTGRAGSEQTNASTTGLLDVRTGNWSAEVLRAAGIRRELLTPLRRPGEAVGPVRSDVAEETGLPRSAVVTAVGSHDTASAVVGVPADGERFAYVSCGTWSLVGVELERPVLTEESRKANFTNEGGLDGRIRYLRNVMGLWLLQESLRAWERAGQPADLPTLLGAAADQPAGGPVVDPDAPAFLPPGDMPARIQAACRRTGQPEPEGQAQLVRCILDSLAAAFARTVHDAARLSGQEVDVVHLVGGGARNRLLCQLTADACRLPVLAGPVEATALGNVLVQARAHGWITGGLQTLRALLRETQEVRRHWPAATGG, via the coding sequence GTGAACGGGGGCGTGTATGCGGCCGTCGACCTGGGCGCCTCCAGCGGGCGCGTCATGGTTGGCCGGGTCGGTCCGGCGCAGCTGGACCTCCACGAGGCGCACCGCTTCCCCAACGAGCCGGTGCGCCTGCCCGACGGGCTGCACTGGGACATCCTGCGGCTGTACCGCGAGATCCTTCATGGTCTCAGGGCCGCCGCAGGCGACGCCGAGCCGATCGTCAGCGTAGGCGTTGACGGCTGGGGCGTCGACTACGGGTTGCTGGACGAGACCGGCACCTTGCTGGGCAACCCCTACCACTACCGGGACTCCCGCACCGCCGGAGCCGCCGACAAGGTCCACGCCGAGATCCCATTCGAGGACCTGTACGCGATCACCGGGCTGCAGTTCCTACCGTTCAACACCATCTACCAGCTCGCCGCCGCCGCCGGCACGCCGCAGCTGGACGCGGCCAGGACGCTGCTGCTGCTGCCCGACCTGCTCGGCTACTGGCTCACCGGGCGCGCCGGCTCCGAACAGACCAACGCGTCCACCACGGGGCTGCTCGACGTTCGCACGGGCAACTGGTCGGCTGAGGTGCTGCGGGCGGCCGGGATCCGCCGGGAGCTGCTTACGCCGCTGCGGCGGCCCGGGGAGGCGGTCGGGCCCGTGCGCTCGGACGTCGCCGAGGAAACCGGGCTGCCCCGGTCGGCGGTCGTCACCGCGGTCGGCTCACACGACACCGCCTCGGCGGTGGTCGGCGTCCCAGCCGACGGCGAGCGCTTCGCCTACGTCTCCTGCGGCACCTGGTCGCTGGTCGGCGTGGAGCTGGAGCGTCCGGTGCTGACCGAGGAAAGCCGCAAGGCCAACTTCACCAATGAGGGCGGCCTCGACGGCCGGATCCGCTACCTGCGTAACGTCATGGGCCTCTGGCTCCTCCAAGAGTCGCTGCGGGCCTGGGAGCGAGCGGGGCAACCGGCCGATCTGCCCACGCTGCTCGGGGCGGCCGCCGACCAGCCAGCGGGCGGGCCGGTCGTGGACCCCGACGCCCCGGCCTTCCTGCCACCCGGCGACATGCCGGCCAGGATCCAAGCGGCGTGCCGGCGGACCGGTCAGCCAGAGCCCGAGGGCCAGGCCCAGCTGGTGCGCTGCATCCTTGACAGCCTGGCCGCCGCCTTTGCGCGAACCGTCCACGACGCCGCCCGCCTGTCGGGGCAGGAGGTCGACGTCGTACACCTGGTCGGGGGTGGCGCCCGCAACCGGCTGCTGTGCCAGCTCACCGCGGACGCGTGCCGCCTGCCGGTGCTCGCCGGGCCGGTCGAGGCGACGGCGCTCGGTAACGTCCTGGTCCAGGCGCGCGCCCATGGCTGGATCACGGGAGGCTTGCAGACATTGCGGGCGCTGCTGCGGGAGACGCAGGAGGTCCGCCGCCACTGGCCGGCGGCCACCGGAGGCTAA
- a CDS encoding bifunctional aldolase/short-chain dehydrogenase: MNTPTHAEVQALLERSNRLGSDPRNTNYAGGNTSAKGETTDPVTQRPVQLLWVKGSGGDLGTLVEDGLAVLRLDRLRALVDVYPGVEREDEMVVAFDYCLHGKGGAAPSIDTAMHGLVDAAHVDHLHPDAGIALACAADGEALTKQCFGDRVAWVPWRRPGFQLGLDIAAIQQAHPEAIGVVLGGHGITAWGPTSEACEANSLEIIRTAKRFLDERGKADPFGPVVDGYQALPESERHARAAALFPVLRGLASTDAPQVGHYTDSAVVLDFVARAKHLALAALGTSCPDHFLRTKVRPMVLDLPPTAPLEQVTGRLKELHAAYREDYRAYYQRHAQPDSPPMRGADPAIVLVPGVGMFSFGRDKQTARVAGEFYVNAINVMRGAEAVSTYAPISESEKFRIEYWALEEAKLERMPKPKPLATRVALVTGAGSGIGRAIAQRLAAEGACVVVADLDAGNARTVAAELGDADVAVAATVDVTDEDQVAEAFRQATLAFGGVDLAVNNAGLSVSKPLLETTTGDWDLQHDVMARGSFLVSREAAKVMVEQGLGGDLVYIVSKNAVFAGPDNLAYGAAKADQAHQVRLLAAELGEHGIRVNGINPDGVVRGSGIFAKGWGAQRAAVYGVPEDELGEYYAQRTLLKREVLPSHVADAVVALVGGDLSLTTGLHVPVDAGVAAGFLR; encoded by the coding sequence ATGAACACTCCTACCCATGCCGAGGTCCAGGCGCTGCTGGAGCGGTCCAACCGGCTGGGCTCCGACCCGCGCAACACCAACTACGCCGGCGGCAACACCTCCGCGAAGGGCGAGACGACCGATCCGGTCACCCAGCGGCCGGTCCAGCTGTTGTGGGTCAAGGGCTCCGGCGGTGACCTGGGCACCCTGGTGGAAGATGGCCTGGCCGTGCTGCGCCTGGACCGCCTGCGGGCGCTCGTGGACGTCTACCCCGGGGTCGAGCGGGAGGACGAGATGGTCGTCGCGTTCGACTACTGCCTGCACGGCAAGGGTGGCGCGGCCCCGTCGATCGACACCGCCATGCACGGCCTGGTCGACGCCGCGCACGTCGACCACCTCCACCCCGACGCCGGCATCGCGCTGGCCTGTGCGGCCGACGGGGAGGCGTTGACCAAGCAGTGCTTCGGCGACCGGGTCGCCTGGGTGCCCTGGCGCCGGCCCGGCTTCCAGCTCGGCCTGGACATCGCCGCCATCCAGCAGGCCCATCCCGAGGCGATCGGGGTGGTGCTCGGCGGCCACGGCATCACCGCCTGGGGCCCGACCTCCGAGGCGTGCGAGGCCAACTCGCTGGAGATCATCCGCACCGCCAAGCGGTTCCTCGACGAGCGCGGGAAGGCCGATCCGTTCGGGCCGGTGGTCGACGGTTACCAAGCCCTACCTGAGAGCGAACGGCACGCCCGCGCGGCGGCGCTGTTCCCGGTGCTGCGCGGCCTGGCGTCCACCGACGCCCCCCAGGTCGGCCACTACACCGACTCGGCGGTGGTGCTCGACTTCGTCGCCAGGGCGAAGCACCTGGCCCTGGCCGCGCTTGGGACCTCCTGCCCCGACCACTTCCTGCGCACCAAGGTCCGGCCGATGGTGCTGGACCTGCCCCCCACCGCCCCCCTTGAACAGGTCACGGGGCGACTCAAGGAGCTGCACGCCGCCTACCGCGAGGACTACCGCGCCTACTACCAGCGCCACGCGCAGCCCGACAGCCCGCCCATGCGCGGCGCCGACCCGGCGATCGTGCTGGTGCCCGGCGTTGGGATGTTCTCCTTCGGCCGCGACAAGCAGACCGCCCGGGTGGCCGGCGAGTTCTACGTCAACGCTATCAACGTGATGCGCGGCGCCGAGGCGGTCTCGACCTATGCCCCGATCTCGGAGTCGGAGAAGTTCCGCATCGAGTACTGGGCGCTGGAGGAGGCCAAGCTGGAGCGGATGCCCAAGCCGAAGCCCCTTGCGACCCGGGTCGCGCTGGTGACGGGGGCGGGGTCCGGCATCGGCAGGGCGATCGCGCAGCGGCTGGCCGCCGAGGGCGCCTGCGTGGTCGTGGCCGACCTGGACGCCGGCAACGCCCGCACGGTGGCCGCCGAGCTCGGCGACGCCGACGTGGCCGTCGCGGCGACCGTCGACGTCACCGACGAGGACCAGGTGGCCGAGGCGTTCCGGCAGGCTACGCTGGCCTTCGGCGGCGTCGATCTGGCCGTCAACAACGCCGGGTTGTCGGTCTCCAAGCCGCTGCTTGAGACCACCACCGGCGACTGGGACCTGCAGCACGACGTCATGGCCAGAGGCTCGTTCCTGGTGTCGCGTGAGGCTGCCAAGGTGATGGTCGAGCAGGGACTCGGCGGCGACCTGGTCTACATCGTCAGCAAGAACGCGGTGTTCGCCGGCCCTGACAACCTCGCCTACGGGGCGGCCAAGGCCGACCAGGCCCACCAGGTCCGGCTCCTGGCCGCCGAGCTCGGAGAGCACGGCATCCGCGTGAACGGGATCAACCCCGACGGCGTGGTCCGCGGCTCCGGGATCTTCGCCAAGGGCTGGGGCGCCCAGCGGGCCGCCGTCTACGGCGTTCCCGAAGACGAGCTCGGTGAGTACTACGCGCAGCGGACGCTGCTCAAGCGCGAGGTGCTGCCCTCCCACGTCGCCGACGCGGTGGTCGCGCTGGTCGGCGGCGACCTGTCGCTCACCACCGGCCTGCACGTCCCGGTGGACGCCGGCGTCGCCGCCGGCTTCCTGCGATGA
- the rhaI gene encoding L-rhamnose isomerase, whose product MTRTTPDDSSVKAALRQQRIELPSWAFGNSGTRFKVFGQPGVPRNPYEKLADAAQVHAVTGVAPSVALHIPWDAVDDYADLAKHAADHGVRIGTINANVFQDDDYKLGSVCNPDPRVRRKALDHLLECVDVMDATGSRDLKLWFADGTNYPGQDSIRARQDRLAEALAATYDGLGSQQRLLLEYKLFEPAFYHTDVPDWGTAYAHCLQLGDRAQVVVDTGHHAPGTNIEMIVAFLLRAGKLGGFDFNSRFYADDDLMVGSADPFQLFRIMHEVVQGGGYAPEAGIAFMLDQCHNIEPKIPAQIRSVMNVQEATAKALLVDTGALEAAQQAGDVLGANAVLMDAYNTDVRPLLAELRQELGLDPDPVAAYARSGYADKTVAERVGGEQAGWGA is encoded by the coding sequence ATGACCAGGACGACACCTGACGATTCCAGCGTGAAGGCCGCGCTGCGGCAGCAGCGGATCGAGCTCCCGTCGTGGGCGTTCGGCAACTCCGGCACCCGCTTCAAGGTGTTCGGCCAGCCGGGGGTGCCGCGCAACCCCTACGAGAAGCTCGCCGACGCCGCCCAGGTCCATGCCGTCACCGGCGTGGCCCCCAGCGTGGCCCTGCACATCCCCTGGGACGCCGTCGACGACTATGCCGACCTGGCCAAGCACGCCGCCGACCATGGGGTGCGGATCGGCACCATCAACGCCAACGTCTTCCAGGACGACGACTACAAGCTCGGCAGCGTCTGCAACCCCGATCCCCGGGTGCGGCGCAAGGCCCTGGACCACCTGCTGGAATGCGTCGACGTCATGGACGCGACCGGCTCGCGCGACCTGAAGCTGTGGTTCGCCGACGGCACCAACTATCCCGGCCAGGACTCCATCCGGGCCCGCCAGGACCGGTTGGCCGAGGCCCTGGCCGCCACCTACGACGGGCTCGGGTCGCAGCAGCGGCTGCTGCTGGAGTACAAGCTGTTCGAGCCGGCCTTCTACCACACCGACGTGCCGGACTGGGGCACTGCCTACGCTCACTGCCTGCAGCTCGGCGACCGCGCCCAGGTGGTGGTCGACACCGGCCACCACGCCCCAGGGACCAACATCGAGATGATCGTGGCGTTCCTGCTGCGGGCCGGCAAGCTCGGCGGGTTCGACTTCAACTCCCGGTTCTACGCCGACGACGACCTCATGGTGGGGTCGGCCGACCCGTTCCAGTTGTTCCGGATCATGCACGAGGTGGTACAGGGCGGCGGCTACGCGCCGGAGGCTGGGATCGCGTTCATGCTCGACCAGTGCCACAACATCGAGCCGAAGATCCCCGCCCAGATCCGTTCGGTGATGAACGTCCAAGAGGCCACGGCAAAGGCGCTGCTGGTCGACACCGGGGCACTGGAGGCTGCGCAGCAGGCCGGCGACGTCCTCGGGGCCAACGCGGTGCTGATGGACGCCTACAACACCGACGTGCGCCCGCTCCTGGCCGAGCTGCGCCAGGAGCTCGGCCTCGACCCTGACCCGGTTGCCGCCTACGCGCGTTCGGGCTACGCCGACAAGACCGTTGCCGAGCGCGTCGGCGGCGAGCAGGCCGGGTGGGGAGCGTGA
- the rhaS gene encoding rhamnose ABC transporter substrate-binding protein, which produces MQPSPSARRLRRRWASVALAISCTLVLAACGGTTKESSSGGGATATSAGQANPNAQIKQGLKIAFLPKQLNNPYFTVANTGGLAAVKEFGGEGKAVGPSEASASSQVSYINTLAQQRQDAIVISANDPNAVVPALKAAQSQGVKVVTFDSDTAPEGRQVFVNQASAEDLGRSEVQLLAKQIKSSGEIAILSATPNATNQNTWIKFMKDELKKPEYKDMKLVKVAYGNDDDQDSFQQTQGLLQAYPNLKGIISPTTVGIAAAARYLSGSNYKGKVALTGLGTPNQMRKFVEDGTVQAFELWDPGKLGYLAAYAAAALASGQITGKEGESFKAGELDDYKVGKGGEVLLGPPQVFDKQNIAQFDF; this is translated from the coding sequence ATGCAACCATCCCCTTCGGCGAGACGCCTCCGCCGGCGGTGGGCGTCGGTCGCCCTCGCCATCTCGTGCACCCTCGTCCTGGCCGCCTGCGGCGGCACGACCAAGGAGAGCTCCTCGGGCGGCGGCGCAACCGCCACCAGCGCCGGCCAGGCCAACCCGAACGCTCAGATCAAGCAGGGCCTCAAGATCGCCTTCCTCCCCAAGCAGCTCAACAACCCGTACTTCACCGTGGCGAACACGGGCGGCCTGGCGGCGGTCAAGGAGTTCGGCGGCGAGGGCAAGGCGGTGGGTCCGTCCGAGGCCAGCGCGTCGTCGCAGGTTTCGTACATCAACACCCTCGCCCAGCAGCGCCAGGACGCGATCGTCATCTCCGCCAACGATCCCAATGCCGTGGTGCCGGCCTTGAAGGCGGCCCAGTCGCAGGGCGTCAAGGTCGTGACCTTCGACTCCGACACCGCACCCGAGGGCCGGCAGGTCTTCGTCAACCAGGCCAGCGCGGAGGACCTCGGCCGCAGCGAGGTGCAGCTGCTCGCCAAGCAGATCAAGAGTTCCGGCGAGATCGCGATCCTGTCGGCGACGCCGAACGCCACCAACCAGAACACCTGGATCAAGTTCATGAAGGATGAGCTGAAGAAGCCCGAGTACAAGGACATGAAACTCGTCAAGGTCGCCTACGGCAACGACGACGACCAGGACTCGTTCCAGCAGACCCAGGGCCTGCTGCAGGCATACCCCAACCTCAAGGGGATCATCTCGCCGACCACGGTGGGCATCGCCGCCGCCGCCCGCTACCTGAGCGGGTCGAACTACAAGGGCAAGGTCGCCCTGACCGGCCTGGGCACGCCCAACCAGATGCGCAAGTTCGTCGAGGACGGCACGGTGCAGGCGTTCGAGCTGTGGGACCCGGGCAAGCTCGGTTACCTGGCCGCGTACGCGGCTGCCGCGTTGGCGTCCGGTCAGATCACCGGCAAGGAAGGCGAGAGCTTCAAGGCCGGAGAGCTGGATGACTACAAGGTCGGCAAGGGCGGCGAGGTGCTCCTCGGCCCGCCGCAGGTCTTCGACAAGCAGAACATCGCCCAGTTCGACTTCTAG
- a CDS encoding ABC transporter permease yields MAADTPAARSTRQDQRPGLRRLLRWETALVLLLVAVGLVGEQTSPGFLTGANLFYLGLDVGEIALMALPLTMIIIAGEIDLSIASILGLTSALLGWLWNAGWPLELIFPTVLVAGALAGALNGFFVTRLGLPSLAVTIGTLALYRGLAFVILGDQAVADFPASYTRYGTTPVPGTHIPYPIAFFAVLAALFGVVLHATPFGRSVFAIGANQEAAFFSGIRVKRTKFILYVLSGAMSGLAGIVFTLRFASARADNGAGLELAVVAAVLLGGVSIFGGKGTLGGVVAAVFLLGGIRSALILNDVSNDILNVVTGLLLIGSVIAPNAIAAVGRAVSRRRSASPAAPAEPAGAS; encoded by the coding sequence GTGGCAGCTGACACCCCCGCGGCCAGGTCGACCCGGCAGGACCAGCGGCCAGGGCTGCGGCGACTGCTGCGCTGGGAGACCGCGCTCGTCCTGCTCCTGGTAGCCGTCGGGCTGGTCGGCGAGCAGACCTCGCCCGGCTTCCTGACCGGCGCGAACCTGTTCTACCTCGGCCTCGACGTCGGCGAGATCGCGCTGATGGCGCTGCCGCTGACCATGATCATCATCGCCGGCGAGATCGACCTGTCGATCGCCTCCATCCTCGGCCTGACCAGCGCGCTGCTGGGCTGGCTGTGGAACGCCGGCTGGCCGCTGGAGCTCATCTTCCCGACCGTGCTCGTGGCCGGCGCGCTGGCGGGAGCGCTCAACGGCTTCTTCGTCACCCGACTCGGCCTGCCCTCGCTCGCGGTGACCATCGGGACCCTGGCGCTGTACCGCGGGCTCGCCTTCGTCATCCTCGGCGACCAGGCGGTCGCCGACTTCCCGGCCAGCTACACCAGGTACGGCACCACCCCGGTGCCGGGCACGCACATCCCCTACCCGATCGCCTTCTTCGCCGTGCTGGCCGCCCTCTTCGGGGTCGTGCTCCACGCCACGCCGTTCGGGCGGTCGGTGTTCGCCATCGGCGCCAACCAGGAGGCGGCGTTTTTCTCCGGCATCCGCGTCAAGCGGACCAAGTTCATCCTGTATGTGCTCAGCGGCGCGATGTCCGGGCTGGCCGGCATCGTCTTCACCCTGCGCTTCGCGAGCGCGCGAGCCGACAACGGGGCCGGTCTCGAGCTCGCCGTGGTCGCCGCCGTCCTGCTCGGAGGCGTCTCGATCTTCGGCGGCAAGGGGACCCTCGGCGGCGTGGTGGCGGCCGTGTTCCTTCTTGGCGGCATCCGCAGCGCCCTGATCCTGAACGACGTCTCCAACGACATCCTCAACGTGGTGACCGGGCTGCTGCTCATCGGCAGCGTCATCGCGCCCAATGCCATCGCGGCGGTCGGCCGGGCCGTCAGCCGCCGCCGGTCGGCGTCACCGGCCGCTCCCGCGGAGCCAGCCGGGGCCAGTTGA
- a CDS encoding ABC transporter permease has translation MEATKGGQRSGSHLVEVAFRVRELGILAALALVVVITTAYSPRFLSGQSLRDLLLNASIIALLTVGQTLVVITRNVDLSVGSVLGLTAFMTGNLFVGRPGMPVVVAVLAGLLAGAVCGAINGAVTAVGKVPSLVVTLGTLYVFRGIDYAWAGGRQINAADLPDSLLTLGSGRFLGVPYLVAITVLLVAVAAYALRSYRAGRELYAIGSNPDAALLAGIPVGRRVFAAFVLSGAVAGLAGVLFTARYGTVDATAGTGFELQVISAVVVGGVAIFGGSGSVVGAALGALLLSTIGSAIVVLRVPSFWQQAIVGALLIGAIALDRLLGLRIAAALRQRSIRSGS, from the coding sequence GTGGAGGCCACCAAAGGCGGTCAGCGCAGCGGCAGCCATCTCGTCGAGGTCGCATTCAGGGTCCGCGAGCTGGGCATTCTGGCCGCTCTCGCCTTGGTCGTCGTCATCACCACCGCGTACAGCCCGCGCTTCCTCAGCGGCCAGAGCCTCCGCGACCTGCTGCTGAACGCCTCCATCATCGCGCTGCTGACCGTCGGCCAGACGCTGGTCGTCATCACCCGCAACGTCGACCTCTCGGTCGGCTCGGTGCTCGGGCTGACGGCGTTCATGACCGGGAACCTGTTCGTCGGCCGCCCTGGCATGCCCGTCGTCGTGGCGGTGCTCGCCGGGCTGCTGGCCGGCGCCGTCTGCGGCGCGATCAACGGCGCCGTGACGGCGGTTGGCAAGGTGCCGAGCCTTGTGGTCACCCTGGGCACCCTGTATGTGTTCCGCGGCATCGATTACGCCTGGGCCGGTGGCCGGCAGATCAATGCCGCGGATCTGCCCGACAGCCTACTCACCCTCGGTAGCGGGCGCTTCCTCGGGGTCCCCTATCTCGTCGCGATCACCGTGCTGCTTGTGGCCGTCGCGGCCTACGCGCTGCGCTCCTACCGTGCCGGCCGCGAGCTGTACGCGATCGGCTCCAACCCCGACGCCGCGTTGCTCGCCGGTATTCCGGTCGGCCGGCGAGTCTTCGCCGCGTTCGTCCTCAGCGGCGCCGTGGCGGGGCTGGCGGGGGTCCTGTTCACGGCCCGCTACGGGACGGTCGACGCCACCGCCGGTACCGGTTTCGAGCTGCAGGTCATCTCCGCGGTGGTGGTCGGCGGCGTCGCGATCTTCGGTGGCAGCGGCTCCGTGGTCGGCGCCGCCCTCGGCGCCCTGCTGCTGAGCACGATCGGCAGCGCCATCGTGGTCCTGCGGGTTCCCTCGTTCTGGCAGCAGGCGATCGTCGGGGCGCTGCTGATCGGCGCCATCGCCCTTGACCGACTGCTCGGCCTCCGCATCGCCGCCGCGCTCAGGCAAAGGAGCATTCGAAGTGGCAGCTGA
- a CDS encoding sugar ABC transporter ATP-binding protein, protein MAQAEGSSRPPTAGPVGTPLLILVHATKSFGSVQALEDGSIELYPGEAHALIGENGAGKSTLVKILAGVHRPDSGRLLLDGKELRLANPADAREAGIAVIYQEPTLFPDLSVAENIFMGRQPLSGGRRIDTGEMRRQVLALMERLGVPLDPSRPARGLSIADQQIVEIAKALSFDARVIVMDEPTAALSGAEVERLFTVARTLQEHGAAVLFISHRLDEVFALCQRVAIMRDGRHVFSGPLEGLTNDDLVRRMVGRELDALFPKQATTRGGVALSVRRLTREGVFTDVSFDVHHGEIVGLAGLVGAGRSEVARAAFGIDRRDAGQVTVEGRDLPAASPTAAMAAGMGLVPEDRREQGLVMDLSIARNASLASLRRLRRGVLIRSADERKLAADWATRLRLKFARLSDPVSTLSGGNQQKVVLAKWLARRPTVLIVDEPTRGIDVGTKAEVHRLLSDLAGQGVAVLMISSELPEILGMADRVLVMHEGRLTAELSREEATEQTVMFAATGHTGKEVGR, encoded by the coding sequence ATGGCACAGGCCGAAGGCAGTTCGCGCCCGCCCACGGCTGGCCCGGTCGGCACTCCTCTGCTGATCCTGGTGCACGCCACGAAGTCCTTCGGATCGGTCCAGGCCCTCGAGGACGGGTCGATCGAGCTGTACCCGGGTGAGGCGCACGCCCTGATCGGCGAGAACGGCGCCGGCAAGTCGACCCTGGTGAAGATCCTGGCTGGCGTGCACAGGCCGGATTCAGGCCGGCTGCTCCTGGACGGCAAGGAGCTCCGCCTTGCCAACCCAGCCGATGCCCGCGAGGCCGGGATCGCAGTCATCTACCAGGAGCCGACGCTTTTCCCCGACCTGTCGGTCGCGGAGAACATCTTCATGGGGCGTCAGCCACTGTCCGGCGGACGGCGGATCGATACCGGCGAGATGCGCCGCCAGGTCTTGGCGCTCATGGAGCGGCTTGGCGTCCCCCTCGACCCGTCTCGCCCCGCCCGCGGCCTTTCCATCGCCGATCAGCAGATTGTCGAGATCGCCAAGGCGTTGTCGTTCGACGCCCGGGTCATCGTCATGGACGAGCCGACCGCGGCGCTGTCCGGGGCGGAAGTCGAGCGCCTGTTCACGGTGGCCCGAACGCTGCAGGAGCACGGCGCGGCCGTTTTGTTCATCTCCCACCGGCTCGACGAGGTCTTCGCTCTCTGCCAGCGGGTGGCCATCATGCGCGACGGCCGACACGTGTTCAGCGGCCCGCTCGAGGGGCTCACCAACGACGACCTCGTGCGCCGGATGGTCGGCCGCGAGCTCGACGCGCTGTTCCCGAAGCAAGCGACGACCCGGGGGGGCGTCGCTCTGTCGGTCCGCCGGCTGACCAGGGAGGGCGTCTTCACCGACGTCAGCTTCGACGTGCATCACGGCGAGATCGTCGGCCTGGCAGGCCTGGTCGGCGCCGGACGCAGCGAGGTCGCCAGGGCCGCGTTCGGGATCGACCGGCGCGACGCCGGCCAGGTGACGGTCGAAGGACGCGACCTCCCGGCGGCGTCGCCGACGGCCGCGATGGCGGCCGGCATGGGCCTGGTGCCCGAGGACCGCCGCGAGCAGGGGCTGGTCATGGACCTGTCGATCGCCCGCAACGCGAGCCTGGCATCACTTCGGCGACTGCGCCGCGGCGTCCTGATCCGTAGCGCCGACGAGCGGAAGCTGGCCGCCGACTGGGCCACCCGGCTGCGGCTGAAGTTCGCCCGGCTCAGCGACCCGGTCTCGACGCTTTCCGGCGGCAACCAGCAGAAGGTCGTCCTGGCCAAGTGGTTGGCCCGCCGCCCAACGGTCCTGATCGTCGACGAACCGACCCGCGGCATCGATGTCGGCACCAAGGCTGAGGTCCACCGCCTGCTGTCCGACCTCGCCGGCCAGGGCGTGGCCGTCCTGATGATCTCCTCCGAGCTGCCGGAGATCCTCGGCATGGCCGACCGCGTGCTGGTGATGCACGAAGGGCGGCTCACCGCGGAACTGTCCCGCGAGGAGGCCACCGAGCAGACCGTCATGTTCGCCGCGACCGGCCACACCGGCAAGGAGGTGGGGCGGTGA
- a CDS encoding LacI family DNA-binding transcriptional regulator, whose protein sequence is MKAPATTYSIRDVAAEAGVSVGTVSNVLNRPEVVAPATRARVEEAIAQLGFVRNESARQLRAGRSRTLGLVVLDVANPFFTDVARGVEEAVTAEGLAVILCDSAEKADRERRYLDLLEEHRVQGILITPVEGVGTRLRQLRQRGMPVVLVDRWASTRSFCSVSVDDVYGGELAATHLVDQGHERIAFVGGPFGFKQVSDRYDGTKRVLTAAGLPESGLIRVETAALNFSSGRAAGAQIAELPANRRPTAAFCANDLLALGVLQEMTRRQLRVPDDLAIVGYDDIDFAAAAAVPLSSVRQPRDELGRAAAELLIEETSEDRRHSHRQLVFEPELIVRASSGYKRSKGGR, encoded by the coding sequence GTGAAGGCCCCAGCGACCACCTACAGCATCCGTGACGTGGCGGCAGAGGCCGGCGTGTCGGTCGGGACCGTGTCCAACGTGCTGAACCGGCCGGAGGTTGTCGCGCCAGCCACGCGGGCTCGGGTGGAGGAGGCCATCGCGCAACTGGGGTTCGTCCGCAACGAGTCCGCCCGCCAGTTGCGGGCCGGCCGCAGCCGCACCCTCGGGCTGGTCGTGCTGGATGTCGCCAACCCCTTCTTCACCGACGTCGCCCGCGGGGTCGAGGAGGCCGTCACCGCGGAGGGGCTGGCGGTGATCCTCTGCGACAGCGCCGAGAAGGCCGACCGCGAGCGCCGCTACCTCGACCTGCTCGAGGAGCACCGGGTGCAGGGCATCCTGATCACCCCGGTCGAGGGGGTGGGAACGCGGCTGCGGCAGCTGCGGCAGCGCGGGATGCCGGTGGTGCTGGTCGATCGCTGGGCGTCCACCCGCAGCTTCTGCTCGGTGTCGGTCGACGACGTCTACGGCGGCGAGCTGGCCGCCACCCACCTGGTGGACCAGGGCCACGAGCGGATCGCCTTCGTCGGCGGCCCGTTCGGGTTCAAGCAGGTCTCCGACCGCTACGACGGCACCAAACGTGTCCTCACCGCGGCCGGTCTTCCGGAGTCGGGGTTGATCAGGGTGGAGACGGCGGCGCTCAACTTCTCGTCCGGACGCGCCGCCGGAGCGCAGATCGCCGAGCTCCCGGCGAACCGCCGGCCGACGGCGGCGTTCTGCGCCAACGACCTGCTCGCGCTGGGCGTTCTCCAGGAGATGACCCGCCGCCAGCTTCGGGTCCCCGACGACCTCGCGATCGTCGGCTACGACGATATCGACTTCGCCGCCGCGGCCGCCGTGCCGCTGTCGTCGGTCCGGCAGCCTCGTGACGAGCTGGGGCGGGCCGCAGCGGAGCTGCTCATCGAGGAGACCTCCGAGGACCGGCGCCACAGCCACCGCCAGCTGGTCTTCGAGCCGGAGCTGATCGTCCGAGCCTCCAGCGGTTACAAACGGTCGAAAGGCGGACGGTAG